A window of Blastocatellia bacterium genomic DNA:
TTGAGGTAATTTTAGCTGCGGGTAATATTGGAATTTTTCTAAATTCATTAAAACATTCTAATGAGGCTGTATTGCCAAAACCCGATGCTAGCACAAAGTCTAAAACAGATACTACCTTATACCTTCAATGAATACGACCTGAAAACGGTTATTGCTAATTCCACTACTTTTACTACTTACACCTATATTCTTTTACCATTATTAGGAAAGTTATCTTTTATTTTTCATTATGAATTGGAGCAGTAACTTTTGGGTGGTGGGTTTGTGATGATCCCACCAATTCCACAGGAAGTAGTTAAAAACGCTCATTGGCTTACACATCAGCAATTTGTTGATGGTATGGCTTTAGGACAAATGACCTCTATGTGCCCAGTTTTAATCACAGCTATTTTTTGTTGGCTATTATGTAGCAGGCATTTTTAGGTGCAATAATATCTACTATTGCCGTATTTCTCCCATCGTTACTTATTACTATTATCATAGGTCATCCTTAGAACGTTTTCGCACTAATCCACAAGTCCAAGCTTTCTATTAAGCTGTTACTCCTACTGTTGTAGGAACGATGAGCCGCTTTTGTTAATATTACCCAAGCAGGCGTTACTTCTAAAATAGGCATTTTAATTCCAGCTACAGGTTGTTTAGTTTTGCTTAAATGGCGCGTTAGCCCTGCTTTAGTGATGTTGTTTTCATAATATTAGGTATCGCCTTAAGATATTTTCAAATAAGTTTAATTTAATTAACTATTAGCAATGTTTTGATTTAATCAAAAACTAACATATAACTTCGTTCTCACTGCAGTTTTCTTGATTTTATGAGCAAAAATGAAGTATTCAGATGTGTAAAATTATATTCAGGGTCAATTTGTCCCTGTTAACCTAGAATTTTTGGATGTATATAATCCCGCTAATGGTAGTGTTATATCTAAAGTCCCGCTTTCAGGTATGGAACAAGCTGACGCGGCTGTAAGGTTGCAAAAGAAGCCTTGCTCGTTTGGTCAAGTCTGCCTGTTAAAGAGCGTGTCCAAGTTCTTTATCGCGTTAGAATGCTTTTAGAAAAATATTGAAGAACTTACACATCTTATAACTGAAGAAAATGGAAAAATTTATAGTGAAGCAAAAGCTGAAGTCTTAAAGTCTATGGAATTAACAGAATTTGTTTGCTCACGCCCTCTCAAATTGTCGCTGGCGAAGTAATGGGAAGTTAGCCGAGGCGTAGAATGTCGTATAGAAAATACCCTGTTGGAATTGTAGCTTCTATAACTCCTTTTTAACTTTCCAAATATGGGTGCCTAATTGACTATATACCTAATGCTCTTGCTTTAGGCAATTGTATGGATATTAAAGCCTTCTGAATTAGTCCCTTTACTGCAGGACGTATTGCAGAACTGCTAAAAGAAGTCATCCCCTGCCTGATGGAGTGCTTAATATTGTCTATGGTGGTAAAGATACAGTAGATGCAATTTAGACCAATTCTGACATAGAAGCAATTAGCTTTGTAGGTTCAACTAAAGTAGCAAAAATAGTTTGAATGACGTGGTACAGCTTAACTTAAAGAGAGTATTAGCTTAGGTAGCAAAAATCACTTAATTGTAATGCCTGGATGCAGATTTAGAAATGAGTGCAAGCAATATTGTTGCCTCAATGTCTGGCTGTGCAGGGCAGCGTTGTATGGCTGCATCGGTAATGATGGCTGAGGTAAAGTAGATCATATTATTGACCGAATGGTTAGCTTTGTAAAAAACATAAGTGCTGTGTAAAGACATTGGCCCAGTACTCCCCAAGGAAGCCAAAGCACGAATTGAAGGCTATATCACACAGAAGCCGAGCAGCAAGGAGCAAAAGTTTTAGTTGATGGAATTGGCAATAGTTGTAGCAGGTCAAGAAGATGGTTTTTAAAAAGGGCTCAACTTTAATTGATTATGTAAAACCATCTATGCGAATTAAGCTCAAGAAGAAATTTGGCCCAGTTTTAGTAATTGTTCGTGGCATCAGATGGCTGACGAAGCATTAAAAGTGGAAAATAGTTCACCTTATGGTCACGCTGCATCAGTCTTTACTGAAAGCGGAGGAACTGCTCGCTATGTTATTGAGCGTCAAGTGCTGGTATGGTAGGAATAACGTCGGTGTACCTGTTCCACGAGAACCTTTTTCTTTGGTGGTTGGAATGAATCTAAATTCGAGTAGGTGATATTACTGACGAGGTTCTATTGAATTTTGGACTAAATCCAAGAAAAGAATTACTACCAAATGGAATATCTGGCTTGTACAAACTGGATGTCTTAAGATTTTTAAGTTAAATGTTAAAAGGGTTAGCAATGTTAAGTTGCTAACCCTTCAATATTTTATGAAGATACAACTTATTACCCCATCAATCTAAAAAGACCTAATCAACGGTAATCAAATTACTGCTATTGGAATTAAGCAAATTTTAACCAAACTTGGTCATAAAGTAAGTGTTAGCAGAAATTAAGTAATGGTCAAGATGTAGACTTCTAATGATTTGCCTTGCAACGCTTTACGTAGCTTTTCATCAATTGAAAAATTTCATCAATGATATTCAAATAAACCGTTAGTAGTTGCACTAACAGGCACAGATCTTTACCAAAATATTCAAGGCAGCATGTCAGCCCGTCAAGCTTTGGATTGGGCAACACGTTTAGTAGTGCTACAAAAACAAGGTGTATTTGAACTTCCAGAAGCATTACAAGCTAAAACACAGGTTATTTATCAATCTGCTAAAAAGAAGCTAAAAATAATATTTTTCCCTACCCAAAGTTTTAATGTCTTTAGTAGTTGCTAATTTATGTGTAGAAAAGGACTTTCTGCACAGCTTTAGCACTATCAAAATTACCTAGCGATTCTAAATACAAGTTTTCATATAGGGCTACCCTTTAATCAAGAAATGGAGGAAGAGTTAAAACTTATTCAGGAAAATAACATCCGCTATCATTGGTTAGGATCCTTTTCTCACAATAAAACCAAGCAACTT
This region includes:
- a CDS encoding chromate transporter, translating into MIPPIPQEVVKNAHWLTHQQFVDGMALGQMTSMCPVLITAIFCWLLCSRHF